The DNA segment CCGCTTCATCGGAAGACATTTCCAAGGAGACAGGTCCATGACCGTACTTGCATCAGAAACCGCCAGTGCCACCGCCGGCCGCGAAGGCAAAGCCACGAGCCCGGATGGCAAGATCAACCTTGATCTTTCCCCACCGGGATCGAATGGTCCGGGCACGAACCCGGAGCAATTGTTCGCGGCGGGCTATTCCGCCTGCTTCGGCGGTGCGATCGGGGCAGCTAGCGCGCTGGCCAAAATCTCTCTGAAGCCCAGCGACATCAAGGTGACCGCGACCGTGAATCTCAACAAGGATGACAGCGGTTACTTCCTGAACGTGACGTTGAACGCCGAGCTGAATGGCGTCGATCAGTCGCAGGCCGAGGCGCTCGTCGCCAAAGCACACACACTGAGGTGCTTGGGGTTTTCTGGACAGTCCGAAACCTTATTCTCAAGGAATCAGGAAGGACGGTTCTATGCCCCGGATCAAGCGGAAATCGCAGCGTGAGGGTCGTCGTTCGTATGCCGGCGAGTTCAAGCAGGAGGCCGTGCAGATGCTGCTGGATGGGCATTCGGCGTCGTCGGTGGCCGAGCGGCTCGGACTGTCAGGCACGAACATACTGTATCGCTGGAAGCGCGAGGCGATTGGCCAAGGCGGCCCGGCGGCTCTGACCGTTTGAATTCCAGGAACTTGGGCTGACCGCACGACGGACAGGCCTGGAAAAAGTCGGGGCCGACGGGCTTGGGCAGAATACTGGCGTGATTCGCTTTCATTCCAGCATTGTCTTGCAGCGCGGAGCGGACGTCAAATGTGCGGCGAATGGCCTGCCATTCGGGGCGGCCTCCGCGGCCGTTGTCGCCGCGGAGTCGCGACAGAATTCCATCAGCCCGAAGTTTTCCAGAATTCGGGCAACAACTGGA comes from the Planctomycetia bacterium genome and includes:
- a CDS encoding transposase — protein: MPRIKRKSQREGRRSYAGEFKQEAVQMLLDGHSASSVAERLGLSGTNILYRWKREAIGQGGPAALTV
- a CDS encoding Ohr family peroxiredoxin is translated as MTVLASETASATAGREGKATSPDGKINLDLSPPGSNGPGTNPEQLFAAGYSACFGGAIGAASALAKISLKPSDIKVTATVNLNKDDSGYFLNVTLNAELNGVDQSQAEALVAKAHTLRCLGFSGQSETLFSRNQEGRFYAPDQAEIAA